The Cuculus canorus isolate bCucCan1 chromosome 10, bCucCan1.pri, whole genome shotgun sequence region aatcacagaatcgttaggttggaaaagaccgttgagatcaccgagtccaaccgtacctgtccactactactACATCAGATCCGCAAGCGGTTCCTAAGTGCTAGTGTAAGTTTCCTGAAGGAGGGAAGGTGCTACGCTCTTGAGGCAGCGCTTGGCACACCGTGGCACTGCCTTTGCACTAAGCAGAGAGGGCACGGTAACCAAAATGCAATAAAGCTGATGGTCCGCACCTACAGACAACACGGTCATTGGCAAAAGGAGAAATGGAATTACGGTCACTCGCTCTAAGCTGGGAAAACAGCTCCTATCAATGCCACATTTTAACAGTTCCTCTGCAATAGctttctaaaaacatttttcatgctacagctttcaaatattttgggCTAAGTATAAAAAACAGGTGATGGTGCTCAGACATGGAGATAACACAAACTCAGCTGTGTGGCTTTGCCAGCACCTGAGCTGCTGCATGTGATGATCCGAATCTTGTAGACCCTGCTTCTTTCTTGAAAATCCTTCTCCGGGAGCAAGCAAACAGAGTGCATCCCAtctctgtttcctctgcttCCACTCTCTGAGCAACCAATAATGAAATAGTCGTATTCTAATCCAAACACATTAATCAAACAAAGCAGTATGATTTCCAGCAGTACTGTTGTAGCCCAAGTGTCCTGCATGCACACGAGGCACCACGTAGCCCTAGAACTCATCTCCCTTATAGCACTGTAGCTGTTCTGCTAGAGCTAGTGTAAGGCATTAAAAGTGTGTTTAAAAGAGCATAAAGAATTGTGCATCTATTGCAAAATACTTAACCACATTACTAGGCAATTTCCTTTCAATTAGGCAGTAAAGCTCCTAGGGCGATTCACCTCCTGGCAAGGACTTCTATAAGTCGTGTCTACCTTGAAGCTGTGAACTTGTACATCAAAcagaaaggctttttctttttttaaatacacaaaatatgGGAGTTGCAAAACAGTACAGAATGCAACATATTTACAAATAGCGTGTTGTCTCTTATAGAGTGATTTTTCTTCACTTGAGAGCATGCTTCTTAAGCAACCGTTGATTTGGAAAAATGGATCAGAGTGGCAGTATTCATATTTTAGCAGTGATAAACAGGGGTTGGAGAGGGATTAGAGACATAAACACAAATTCTTGCATGATAGTGAAGGTCAGGACTTGATCGTGGTTCTGtaacagtgcagaaagctgcatgagCGCTTGCATGGGATCGCGGGGCTGTCGTGGCAGCAGCCCAGAGCCCTGCTGAGCACCGCTTACAGCCCACTGCCTCCCAGGAAGCTGCTGGAACCCCACACGTGATGGTGATAAGAGGACCCATCCTCAGCAGGTTAAAGGTTAGTTGGTGACACACAGGATGAAGCTTTATatccattttctgcctttaCCGCCGGGCAGTGCTCTCAATAGCTGCTGATAAAAGGAGAAAGTGGGGGGACTGCATCTTGCTAAGCTTGTCTTCTTTTGCGGTAGTGAGTGTTACAGATCTTAACGGATacctttgtttattttcttttgggttCAATCTGTAATTTGTTCTTGTGTGAATGAGATCTGAAGCTGTCCTTGAAAGCATCCAAACACagagttttcatttcagtgacaaCGCAGGTATCTCACGTCACACAGACAAACTGTATTGCTTGGCACTTCTCATCTCTAGCACAGCCAAGCACTCAACTAGTATTAGCTAAAAGTGAACACTGCACGCACTGCTGTTACCTGTATTTATGACTTGGCATGAAAATAAGGTCCTTTTCTGTGGTTAGAAGCCCAGCGCTGTGTGTTGGTGAAGAATCCTCAACTCCTGGCTTTGGAACAGGGAGGCACTTCATTTTTAGGTGTAGCTACACTAAGGACCATAGTCTGCCCTCAGGAAATGTGTAGTTTTCATCACTGCTTTTGGAAGTGACATGTCCATAGCTGATGGCAGAAGTTGTCTGGAGGTGCTCAACAAAGGGGTTTGGATGGATTGCTTTGGATTACTATTTACAGGCACTTCACTGTCCTCCCACCTGTAAGCTCTTCTGCTCCTTAAAAAAAGATCTTGTCCCTTAATTAAAAACTAACCGCTATTGAAGCACCGTCTGTTGGTTTGCACACAACTGGACATCAATCCTACAATATTACTTTGTTGTAAACATATACCtctttacaaaaaataaacacGTACTACTACTCTAACCCTAAAGCCTAGAGCAATAAGAAGCCAGTTCAAGCCTAAGTACACATTAAATAGCTTTGGAGTCAAATTAAATAGAAAGCTAAATTACAAGCATGTAAGATCTCCGTTCGCTGCTGACTGATTCTTTCCTAGCCCCGGGTCGTGCTTTACATCTTCACACTGTCTTGTTTTGGTGGTTCTGCTGACTGTGTTTCCAGTACTGAATATTTAACTAcggagaaaaaaagaaaaatcatgagTACAATGGCACATGGTGGAACCAGAGTGCAAACAACGGGTGCCCAGTACTGGTTGGTTGTATGTGACATTAGAAAAGCCTTTGAGGCAGCCTTGATTATCTGTCACTAAAACAAGGATCACGTGTCTTGTATAAGACACTCTCGATCACTGAAAACATGAAAGCTCAATATTAACTGCCACTGTTAGCAGCATGAGCTCCTTGGGCTCTTACCATGACTTTTCTTTGTGTGTAATAAAGGGGGAAACAACCACGGTGGGCGTTTCACATAAAGCTGCAGCATCACCTAAGCAGTGTCTTCATCAAAGAGACAAGGCAGCTCAGTACAGCACCAGGGACTTGAAGAAACTCCCACTTTTGTGGCCAGACACAGGCAAAGTAAGGAATGCGAGGTTCTCACCTTGGGGTTCCTCGCTTACGACAGCTtccatgttttctcctttcacgTATTCCGCATTAAGTCCCTCTGAGAAGTACAAATAAAGACAGTGAGATGGGAGGGTGGAAAGTAAAAATGATTTGCCTTGATGCCTTAAAAACTCTGGTAATGGGCCTATCTGCTCTAAAAGCTAAGATGCTTTTTTGCAACCTTCTCTGCACTGACAGCAGTACAGAAAGATCAGTAAACCATGAACAGTGCTGAGAAAGCATTGCTGGATTTTTAAAGCGACCACAAAGGCTTGCCTAGAAGGCACAGCTTCGAGcagcagctctttttttctgagtctcTTGCTTCCTCTTTACCATGCGAGGCAGCAAGGCTGAGTACTGTGCTACGGCGCTGGGCTAGGAGAAGGCCATGGAGCAGGTACAGCTTCGGGATGAGACTGCTGTGCAGTGGGCTGCGTCTCAGCGTGGAGAGATGGTATCGTTCTCCTTAAAAGCTCAGTTATGCAGAGTTGCAAGAAGCAGTTTAGAGCAGGGCTTTGGTGAGGAAGCAAGATCCCAGTGGGGTGTCAAATCCCGAATAAGTCccttatttaaatgcaaagaagTTTCCAGTGCTTCCAACAAGCAGAGCCCAGGCCAAAGGACGAGGCTGGGCACTGCCAGGCAGGTGGGGGGCTGCGAGGAGCAGCAAGAGGGTGCACCGCTCACCATGGTccagctcagagctgcagaagaTTGAGTTAGGACTGTTTGGGGTGTGATATGGACCTCAGTCACCCTTTACAGCTCCTCCAAAGAACCTCTTCAGAAAGAGGCAGAGATGCGAGTGCTGTGCTAACCACCATGTCCTGCTAGGGAGGGgccagggaaggggagggggccACGCTGGTTGGCGAAGGAAAGCTGAGGCAATCCATGCTGTGGCCACGCAACACACAGTTTTAGGCATCTGAACTTTAGATGTATCTAAACACAGCGCAGAGCATGGCAGGGCCCCACGCCGCCTCACCACCAGCTTTTGGTGGGGCTCATCCGTACCCCGTGGAGAAGAAGGGGGACAGGGAACGGTGCCAGGGCTGAGGCAAAGCAGCGCAATGGGAGCCCTCATGCAGCAGCGGGGCAGCCGCAGCCTCCAAGGTATGCGAGAGAAGAAGACTTTCTACAATTAGCTAAAAAAGCCCCATAAAACCCCACGCCAGCACAGGCACTGCCGTTTGCAGCTGGCCAAGCCGTGGAGGCGGGTGCGGAGCTGTCGGAGGAGCACTGACAGGTCCCATCCTGACCGGGCGCAGCGAGCAACTCAGGGCAGAGCGAAACCGAGAGCTGAGCAGTAGCCTggagctgggaagcaggagaCACGgtgtaagaaaacaaagtggGATGAAGAGCAGCGTTGTACACATCCTTTAGAGCAGCAAATGCTCATCAGAAGAgactcaaaaccaaacaacGGAGCCACAGCCTCACCACTGCAGAAGGATGGTGGGGCAAGGAAGAAGGCCGAGCCTGCTCCTCCGTGCTCCAAGCGAGTGGTCATTCCACACCATCACTGCCTCCCCCAAGCCGTGTGTTTTGCAGGGATAACACCAAAtgcaatttacatttttcaataaGAAGCCACTTTTGCAGTGGCTGTCGGCTCTCAGATTTCTGACATGCATTGCAATGCATCTAAGGCCCGACATTAGCCCAGCATGCCACGTCTGATGGCTTAAATTAATCCTCCTTTATAATTAACTTTAATTTCCTGCCGCCTTTCTGGGGCTTTGTGTCTCTCAGCTTCCCCCTCATCAAAGcctttactcttttttttttaattatttattcttgCCAAAATATCATTTAAGTGGGGGTAATATACAAGGGTGTTTCATTCCATCACATTCATTTGACTTTTCCCGCTGATCTAATTTACCAAAATGCTCCTGTTTGTTTCAGGCACAACTGGGAAAATAGCAAGATTCCAGCAGAAATTTCCAACCCTGACTACCCTTCCCCCAGAGCAAAGGAGACTCGCAAGAGATTTCATTTgattaattgaaaaaaagagcttttttttttccagctgtttgcAACCAGTCCATAACAGGCTGCAGGAGTCCAAGGCAGCCAGGATAAGGTGTCGGGACACCTCCTGCAATCCTTACACTGATCACTTTATGGGGCACCTCCTGCAAAAGGCACTTTCTGGAAACAGGAAGCTTTGCTGCTTAATTTGCACTTAATTGCAGTGATTGCTGCACACCTGCAGGAGGGTGGGGTGGGCTGCACCACCCACGGCTGCCGTAGCTGCAGATGCTCACAGGGcttcctttgctgctgcctggtAAGTTTTTAGCTCGTGCtgagattttggggggggtggggtgagttggtttgttttgggatagtttttttttgtatttaccTTGTTTGTAGTCTCTGATTTGGTCTTTGGCTGTGACTGTAGGTGTGTGcgaggggctgtggggtggcaGTGGCTCTGGGGCTGTCACTGTCTGTGCAATGCCTGACGAGGCAGGGGACCCAATTCCCCACGGCCGGGGCTTTGCACTGCCAGCTCTGGGTCACCAGAAGCCCAACACCCCTGCTTGTCTCCAGGGTGGAAAATAgcagaggggtttaggggggcaAAGAGGTGGGTGCTTGCTCTGTGCTCCTGGGGGGAACTTACGCTGGATGCTGAAGCAAAACTTCTTCTGCTGGTAGGAGATGTAGCTGGAGACAGCCCCGACAAGTGCCATAGCCAGGGCACTGGCGATGCCAGCGATTGTCCCCGTCTCCACTGTGTCTGTTGGatgaagagggaaagaggtGCTGTGCAGGGGGTCACACGCaccaccaaaccaaacccaacccatcccatcccaccgGTGACCCTTGGCCACAGTGTACCTACCACTGTAGTTGGTGTCGGTGTTGCCTTCACCACCTGCAAAAGACACAAGCCCATCAGTGGCCCCGTGgccctctgctctccctgctgccatgCCAGGAAGCCCAGGAGGGGTGGACACGCAGAGGGGCTGGCAGTGCAGCCCCAGGGGCACCCGTGGGCTGAGGTTGAGCCCATGCTCCTGTGGGGTGCAGTGTCTCTACTGCCCCACATCGCCACCCTGCTGCCCGTGGCAGCTCCTCGTTGCTTCTCAGAGGGATCTGAAGCTGCTCCTCAATCCCACTGCACAAGCCTGGGGAGAGCTTTGTGGGGAGACATTGCAGGGGACGCCTCTGCTTGCATAACAGTTAACCTCAGCTCTGCCCTGTGCCGCTCTCAGCgtaaagaaagaacaaatgaaatgcTGTCAGATAGTCACACAGCAACTTGTGCCATCATAGAGAGGTCACTGGCTAAGCTCCATAATGTCAGGAAATCCTCACTTGGCTTGAAGTTTATTTTAacatcaccttccctggagaaaCTGGGTTGGGAGGAGAAATCACTCCTGCTGGAAGCCGCAGTCCTTACCGAGTCACTTACATCCTGAATTTATGGAAGCAGGTCAGCATTGTATTAATGCCTCCAATGCGGTTTGTCCTTGGCACAGGGATTCATTAAATGTTGATTGGGCTTGTAGTGTTCATCTTTTAGCTCGactgcttttaatatttaatgctgTGGATCCTCATAAACGCGCAGGCTTATCCGACTGTTGCTGAGTTTCCTCCTCATTTCAACCATCGGTGGTCATACGGTGGAGGACAAATGAAGGCTTGTGCCCTCCCACAGCACAGGGGTGGGTATCTGCTTCCAAAGTCGCAGGGCAGATGCGGGTCCCGTCTGCCCTGgtggcagctggagctgcagagcctCCACGGGATAAGCAGCTCCGACCACTGGCACAAGGCGTGACTGTGGAGGCCAAAAACTATGTGTCCCCCTGGGACACCCCCAGTGAAAAGGCGAGCGCCACTCTGCGCAAGGCAGTTTCTAGGAGGTTGGTTGATACAGTGGTCGTTGCCCAAGATGCTAATGCAAATGAACACACATAGGTCACCACttacctttctttttgtctggaGCGTAGCCACCATCCACAATGCTGGCCAGGTCATCAtctgaaaatgctttaaaaataatgaaaacaaatggtgGTTGGCTCTTAGAGGGACATGTGGCCCTGCCTGGAAGTGGTGACCACGGGCTTCCCCATGGAGATCTGGCACAAGCCTAGTGTGTGCTCATGGCCCTGGGGGAGCTCACCCTCTCAACCGGCATGGCTCAGTGCAGGTGAAAAAATTATCTCAGACACCGTTGTTGTGGGAGTGTTTAATTTGTGCAGGACAGGCACAGACGAGCACGGTCTGGGAATCAGTAGCTGAACAAGAGGAGCTACTGAACCCCTCAGCTTTAGTCTCAGAAGGAGCCTCAGGGTATGGCAATGCCTGTGATGGCAGGAGAGACCCAAGGCTGAGCCAGTGAAGGTCTCCTTCTCTGATGCTGTGCTTTGGGAAGGGTTACTTTTTACAGCCTGAAACTACcttaccacaaaaaaaaccagatttaTGGGCTTTGTAATGAGTGTGAAAACAACTCCACCCCCTCGCCCCCACTACGCCAGAACCTGGAGAGGTCCCAGGCAGTCCAGGGTGCAGCAATGACAGGGGAACACATGTGCTGGTTTGTGATTGGTGCCACATTCCAGCGGTTCAACACCTCAACCTTTCCTGCAGGAGCCTGAAACTTCAACAAGCCCAGAATATCAAAGTGCAGACAAGTCACCTAGTTAAtacaatataataaaatatctgACTATTAATTACACATGTGAGCAGGGTATACAGTCATCTCAACATCAATAAACTAGCCGTGCAAAGTCTGTTTTCTAGCTCAAGTGCTCAAGGGAACAATCCTTGTAGACAAATGATTCATTCACCAGAGTATTTTAGAGAcggagaaaaaaatctccctgcCCATAGCGTATGTTACGCCAGGACTCAAGCCTGCTCCAGATTTATGTTTTGGCAATGACTGCGAACCCTAACAGCACATGCCCTCGGTTAAATAGCTGTCAGCTAGGGGGATGACTGGGAACTTAACACAGTCCCCACAATTTAATGGAGCAGAAGAGACACTGGGAAAGAAACCTGCAGACAGGCAACAAGTCATTAGGCAGAGCCCCTCTCTGCCAAGGACAACTGAGATGGGGGTTTCTTCCCTCCCCGTGGCCCCAGAGGAAGGgtctgtgctgcctgcaggaacatctcctcctctgcaggggcagggcagggactgctggctgcaggcaggagccttGGACAAGGCAGAACAGCTGTCGCTTGGCAGGGATGCTGCCCGGCACCGAGAGCCTGTTCCCAGGAGGGGCCAAGGAGGATCTCCCATAGGTCCCATGGGACAGCGCGGCTGGTAGCAAGTGGGACAGAGTGGGGAAGTCAACATACCATTATCTGGCTTTACGTTCGGCTTCCCAGGATCTTTCCAATCGTTGTTATCATTCAGGGCATCAGCCAAGTCCAATTCCATAGGATTCTTTCCTAGAAAACAACACAGGGTTAGCAGTGCTGGCCACAAACGAGGGAACTCTGCAATTAATTAGTTAATCAAGGAAATGCTCAGCTTTGCCAAGGAAACTGTCAGTGAAAGAGATGAAGCCCCCGACAAAAGCATCTCCTGGTTTTGCTATGCAGTGTCACAGCAGATCTTCCAAACCCACCCTGTTTCATGCTCCCACACCGCTGTGGTGAGAAATGTCATGTTCTTACCACAGAAGGAGTCTTGCGCCGTGGCTTGAGCACCAGGCAATCAGATAAATCAAGCCAGATAGAAAAGGTCAGAGCCCAACAGAGGCTCCCAAGGGCTCAGCCAGTGGAGGTGAAGGAGGCATCTGTGCCACGCGAGCTTGTGACTTGACTGCTTGGtgttatttttctccatgaaaCATCCAGTCGGTACCATGAGCAGTCTGGCTCTGACAGAGCAGCTACTGCCTTTGCTAAATGGCACCTAAAGCCATGGCACAGAGCCACCTGAGCTCCTCAGCCTTCCTGCCAGCTCACACCTTAGTTTATTCTGATCCAAagtcagtatttatttttttttaaacctcgGAGTGCCTTTTGCCAAAACTCGACAGGCAGCAGAGCACCCAGCTGCAGGATGCCCTCAGCCTGTGgaacagcagtgctggtggagCCAGCCTTAAAACAGGCAAGGGAATGCAAAATAGTCCAGGAGCCACTGAGACCCTCGGGGAAGTGCACGGTAATGCACAGATATCCTGTCTGctgagtgttttttttaatttttattatccCTAGGTGTCTTGTGTACAAACAGACTAGAGACTGGTAATACTGGGGCAAGGGGCAGCGTCACCGTCGCAGCACCACCCAAAGCCTCTGCTTGCACTGGCAGTGAAGCCAGGGTGAAGCCATGTGGGCTGAGGGGCTCACACGTACCTGGGTTATccttgggaggggctcttgtAGTTTTTGGCTGCTTGGTCGTGGTGGTGCGGACGACATCCCAAAAGCTGTTGTctgaagggagagaaggagaccAAAATGATATTGCCTTCTGAAACAAACTCTGAGAGGGGAACCTTCCCCTGCAGGGAGGCTcaggctgtgctggggtggTTCAGTGCTCTGGTCCTTCCATGGCTTCAGCTGCCCCTGATACCAGGGGCATCCCCTGCCCTCGGTGTCCTAGGGACACTCGAGCTCCAGGTGGGTGTGGGTGGTGGGTGCCTTCATGGGGACCTCCTGTGCCAAAGCACCTGTCATCGGCACTTGAATTTGTGAAAGGAACAAGCAGGGCTGCCAGGAACATCCCCCAAAACCTACAACCTCTCGGTTACCTCAGGGAGCATTTCCCCTCCTCCAGAGCCTTGAAAGTAAGCATACGTACTCCCTTCCCGGGGCACGGTACCTGGTTTCCCTGGCCGGGGGAAAGGCTTTGGAGTCGGCTTGGCTGGTTTGGTGGTGGTCCCCAGAGGGGTGTCAAAGTAATCGGCCAAATCAAAGTCGCCTGTAGGAGAGAAGTGATTGTTAAAACCCTCATCATTTGTAGGGATGGTGTGAGGCTTTCAGCATGGATCCCTTGCAGGGGAGGCCTGCAGGTGCTGTGCAGGCAACATTGCACCATTGCTGGAGGCCACCAGCACCCACGTCAGCATGGAGCTCAAAAGGGcatccagctgctccagggctcAATCGCAACTGCATTACAGAGCCTTCAGATCACCCTGGCCATTGTTTAATGCCTCCATCCAAGCTGTGGCTGCCATGCATCCCAAGCCCAAGCAACCCCAAAATACGCATTTTGCAGAAACACCTGCTGGTGTCCTGCAGCATCTCCTAAGAGAGGGTGTAGATGAGAAGGTGCAGTGGGGATCAAGCCAGTGGCTGgacctgctctgctccctgcacaACCACCCGTGAGTGACACTGGGCTGAGCAGAGCACGCGCAGGAGAGGGCTAAGGGCACAGGAACCCACTGTGGGAGCCCCTCACTGCCACCACTCATCCAAAAAGCACTCCccagggaagaagaaatttGCTGAGACAAAGCTTCAGCATGCACCCATTTCCTGGGGAGAGTTTATTGGATCATGTGGCCCCTTGTTTGGGCTGTGATCCAAATGCTGAAGCCCTGCATGTGCTTCTGGCACCTGGCTTTTTTTGTCCGTAGCAAATACTACGGTGGCCAAGGAGCCAGACGGTTGGATTTGCTTAAATATATGCCAAGATCCTCATGCAAGGGTGAGTGGGTTCACTTCTGAGTACTGCTCCGCTGCAGCTTTTTTCAGGCTTCTCTTGCAGGGTTGAGCAACCCTCGGCTCTTGTGATCGCGCTATATTTAAGTAGGTATGTTTGGCCAGAACTGAGCCAGAGGAACTGCTGGCAGTGAAACTCGGATTAATTTAAGGGAGCTTCCTCAACAGCCAGCCAGCATCTCTAATGGGCACAAACGGTTAGAGAGACATTTTCCCTGGGTGGGGAAACGTCACTAGGCTGGGCCTTTCCATGGAGATGGGGGATATCTTGgagttaaaacaaaaaggaaggaaaatatcttctgGGCTCCCTCCTGTAAGGAAAGCTAGCAGGTGCCAGTGCAGCCAGAAACAAAAGCCCTTGTGCAGCTGAGTAGTGATTTGTGTCTTTTTCCCTTAGAATACTGCAAAGTGTGCTAAATACAGCCATGACCATAAATGCTCCAATGCTACTTGCCTTCAGCATAGACAGAAATATCAATATTGCATTTACTTTGGCTGTACAGGAGGAGTGCACACATGTACACTGGCACCAGTTTTCTTACAGGCAAGTAAAGGTGTGTTGCCCAGCGGCACACACGCAGCCCCCAGTGGGGCTCACATGGTTCAGATCCCCATAGGATAGGAAGCAAATTCTGCTGTGCTTAAATGATACGCAGGCAAGAAGGTCTTACCTGTCCCACCTGCTGGCTTCCTAGGTGCCTTGGGAGTAGCTGTGacaaaacagggaagaaaatgttaGTCATGGGCATCACCAAAAATGTGTCACTTCTCGTTTGAGGATAAACAGCAAAGTTTTCACCACGAGCTTTACAGCTGACCATCGGTGTGCGTTTGCCATTTTGGAGCCCAGAGCCACAGAACTTCCATGCCCGCAGCGCGTGGCCACAAGGAGTGGGGCTGCCTGCGCGCAGGGACAAGTGACTGCAGCCCTGTGCAGGATTGAGCCCAGAGCTCTGCAGGGCACAACTGCACCTGAGGTCAAACACTACCTCCCTGCAGGACGGCATCCCACCAAGCTGAAAGCAGAGAGCTGTAATAAACTGCTAGGAATTAAGACTCCTAGAgacagcagcacacagagaaaggaCAAATACTGTACAGAGCAGCGTGGAAAACAAGAGTAAGCTGCCAATGCTTTTTTGTTCCCTGCCTGGTCAGTTAGTTAAATGACAGG contains the following coding sequences:
- the CD99L2 gene encoding CD99 antigen-like protein 2 isoform X2; amino-acid sequence: MTGRRLLGLLLASAALLGAGHGDDLDDFNLEDALHDPTIKRPTPKAPRKPAGGTGDFDLADYFDTPLGTTTKPAKPTPKPFPRPGKPDNSFWDVVRTTTTKQPKTTRAPPKDNPGKNPMELDLADALNDNNDWKDPGKPNVKPDNAFSDDDLASIVDGGYAPDKKKGGEGNTDTNYSAPLSLFIQQTQWRRGQSLASPVPWLWHLSGLSPATSPTSRRSFASASSRDLMRNT
- the CD99L2 gene encoding CD99 antigen-like protein 2 isoform X1, whose translation is MTGRRLLGLLLASAALLGAGHGDDLDDFNLEDALHDPTIKRPTPKAPRKPAGGTGDFDLADYFDTPLGTTTKPAKPTPKPFPRPGKPDNSFWDVVRTTTTKQPKTTRAPPKDNPGKNPMELDLADALNDNNDWKDPGKPNVKPDNAFSDDDLASIVDGGYAPDKKKGGEGNTDTNYSDTVETGTIAGIASALAMALVGAVSSYISYQQKKFCFSIQQGLNAEYVKGENMEAVVSEEPQVKYSVLETQSAEPPKQDSVKM